A region of the Sardina pilchardus chromosome 3, fSarPil1.1, whole genome shotgun sequence genome:
CGTCATACCACTCTGAGGTGTAGCTGAGGCTTGAGTTGAACTTGAGCGCAGCAGCAGTCACACTGCTGTGTTACTACAGCCAATGGAGAATATAGCTCAGTGCCACCGACCCAGAACTCTTGACCTACAGTGTGCAGCATGTTGGCAGCTCTCTGCTGCCCCCCGGTGGAAGGTGTTGTCTCGACAAGAAGGAGAATTGCATAAAGACCACATTACatgggggttggtgggggtgtGGGCAGGGCCAAGCCAATTCTCCCTATCATCTGAGATTATATCTCTGGTATGAATAAAATATCTAATGTAATGTCTCTACCGATGATAAACAGAGAGTCAAAGGATCCACATGCAGTAAAAAGCGGAATAGACAATATGGTATGATATGAAAAGATATGAAATGACCATATCACAAAAGCTGCAAATACACCGTAGAAAAGTAGAAAAATATATTCACACAGTTATATTACGCTTGATCATCTCACTAACATATCAGATATGAATCCCCAACCTAAGTCATAGTGCATGTGTCTTGGTAAATATGAGTAAGGCATGTTACTTGGtaaatattttatatttgtaCATGGTTCTAAACATGCATTCAACTATTTAATGAGTTTCCTCATGCTTCTTTATAAATTATGAGAAAGAATCTCTGGATTTTTTTGAGGCACTCGTGATGTACCAGATCACAATGTTTTTTCCATGGAGGACACAAATGCAAACGCACTATATTTGGATTCATAAACACTCATACTGTATGCGCGAAAAGAGATACAAAtgaacaggcacacatacatacacacacacacacacacacacacacacacacacacacacacacacacacacacacacagacacacagacacacagacacacacacacacacacacacacacacacacacacacgcacatatgtaAATACATGTCCGTACACAGTTCAAAGCACCTGTGATCTCTTTCTCTTGAGGGACATGGCAAAGCAGAGGTGAGGATAACTGACATACTGCCTCCTCAGGGCATGCCCCATGCCCCATACATCGGTACCCAGACCTACTGCCAACGTGCACCTGGGCTCCTGTGTGTGGCATCATGTGGATGTTTCTAGAAGCCCAGAGAGAAGACTGAAGCCAGGTGCAGCCGAGGCTTCTGTTTCGATAAGAGTGGCTCAATCAAGCTCACACAAGGTCTGGAGATGGCAAAAGTACACACATTTCTAGAGGTAGAGATAATTCCTATTTCAAGATCTAAGTGAGATAAataatttttttttagtttttttgcaCTCCGTCTACATTAAAAGGCACTGTTCCTTCATAGTTTGTCCTATTATCACATACTTGGACTCTTTGGAAAGCTGAAACCCTGTAGAATATGATCCAGTACTCAGAATAGCACTAAAATGTAAAACCAAAATAATACAGAGGCTACAATATTGTTTTTTCTACCAGCCGGTTTCAAAATCTCTCAATACATTTCAGTCAAGTCCTCTGAATATCTTATTATCCCCTGGAAACCCAACTGACACTAGCATCAGGTCTTGGGAAGCTGTGTGTAAAATAACATCAAGAAAACATAAACTATACATTTTCTGCAATGTTTTATGTAATGGAATGTCCAGGCGTTTTTGCAAGAAAAAGATCAACAGCATAAACAATAACTAAAAAACtgaagacaaaataaataacttttatatgatcccctccctccccctccacaccaacaaacctccccccccacacacacacacacacacacacacacacacacacacacatacacttgcattTATACCTATtctgaaaacacaaaaaaaaaccttttcatTTGCACTAACATATAAATAACTATTTGCATGATCCCCTACCTCCCTCCACAACAACAcccaacccacccacaccccaatatctaaccacacgcacacacacacacacacacacacacgcacacacacacacgcacacacacgcacacacacacacacactctcaacaaaGCAGCTGTGGAGAAGCAGGTGACCGAGCTACCTATTGGGTGACACGCCCACCTTCTTGAACGTGATGTTGATATTTCACGTCTTGTTGACATACCGTCATGCCTTACATCGTGATACCAATTGGGTGAATCCCGTCCCGTGAATCTAGCGACAATAGTTGAATAATGTCCCTAAAATAGCGTTTTCTACAGAGAAAAACTTTAGCGTTTTTAgtttagctttagctttagctttgTTCAAGGTGGTCTGTAGGCCTACCCTACACCTGCACAACGTACctattttgaataaaataatgtTGATATTATATTTCTTTGGAGTACACATAACTACATAAATGGTGTCTGTAATAAACAATAATCTATGTACTTTTGAAATAACGTGCATACTTACAATCCAGTTCCCCATTAGAAAGTCCACCAAAGACGCATCTCGTTATGACATTTTTGCACTTGATTTTTTGACCTTGTAATAAGTGACAAACTTGTTCTGTGGGCAAATCTTGCATGTGAAAGTTTCTTGTTTTGTAGAAATACTACTTAAAATAGGCTAAATTAGCTAGATTTACCGATATAACGCAGAATATTTTGCAAGGAATAATCTTTGTGGAAGAGGAGGCACAGCTCTACTGAGGTAAGGTTTGGGTGATCTTCAGTCTTTTTTCCATGTGAAATCCACACTGACAAAGCTAACAGGCAAGACGCCTGTTATCAAAAAGTCAAACCCATTCTTATTGCGAATCCATGCAGACACTTGGCAGTTGTGAAGTTGTAGACTTATATACAGGCCACCCATTAAGGATCATGGCCGGGAAATCATTTGTCCAATCTGGCCCCTTATCAACATACTCCAGCATGACAGAAGAGCATAGACTTCTAGGTGTGCTCCCTCTTTCACCGCTTCTGGACCCTCACTGGACTTATATATTGACCATGATCGTGAAATAGCCTTCTGGTGGAGCATGAGATTCTTTCTGTCATTGTCTACACCTGCCAAAGTGGATGAAAGACAAGCAGTTGTTCCGACATGGGGAAGCCTGCATCTTCAGCACTCTCTTGCATCTAGGGCTGTCTATGCTTTGCCATTCAATTGTCTTTGTACTCTTTTTCCCCTGCTGAGTTATTTGTATATTTATTGAAACGAGAGGTCTATTTTGATGACATAACACTGTGGTCTTTCTCCATGTAATGTTGTGGCTCACAAGCTGGTTTTTCACCTTCAGTCAAGTTCAACCGTCTTTGACAGAGGGCCCCTGTTTTGTATTATTCCTTTCTCTTTTGAATCGCCCAAGCCCCACGATAACCGAACTCCAGCCCTGTTGACACACTTATGGATGTGCTCCCATGCCAGTCACCATAATATAGTCCTCCTCCGGCAATACACCCTGGGAGCTGTTTCATGTCTGTGGAGAGcaaaactcccccccccccccaaaaaaaaaaaaaatcaagtctaGTACAGCCTCCTCCCCACAATGCAGACTTTTAATTCCTCAAGGCATCAGAAGCCTTTATAAACAGGTCCCTCAAGAACGGTCCCCTCTTAACTCAATCCAGGTAAGACTTGATGGAAGAAACCACTTACATAATATCAACAAGGACCTTCGACTAAGTGAGTATCTCATTAAGAAGTGAAATTGGTAGATTATAATcagagtttttttcttttcttttcttttctttctttttttaaaggtaaTTCCGTCTTCAAACTTCAAAGTTATGGAGAGTTCATTGTGAGGATGCTCTTTCAGTCAGATCTTCATATTCTTTTTATTGAAATGTCATATTGAATAAGGGGAGCTTTACCAAAGGTCTGTCTATGAGTAGTTTTTGGCTTTACCCACTGTGTATTATCCAAATTATGTGATGCCTCGGCTTTCAGCAGTACCAATTTCGAAACCTTTATCATAGGTAAGATAAGCAGTAAGAACTAATTACATAATGTACTTTCATATTGCCCATGGATTATTGTCTAGGTTATCCATcagcaataatacattacatCTGAAAGGTCTTGCAAGATCACTgttgaaaaagaaaatatgagATGGTCGCTGCTTGAAAGTGAATTAGCTTATAAACTTGAGATACAACTTAAGatacaattgtgtgtgtatgtataacaTAAATAAGATTGAAATTAGTCAAGATGTTAAACATTATGCACTGTGAATTCCAGATGAGTATTAGGGTTCTTTTGTTGGAAGCTAATAAATCATTCGTCCAGACAAGCTGAATTAGTATTTCAGTGGATTTTGGTTGATTGCATTTTACAGTGCATAAGTTACTTTCACTCCTACGGGCTGAAATATTCAATTACCAGTGAATTGTCCCATGCAGGACTGACATTTTCGACTTTGTGACTTTTAATTGGAGATTAGCTTTATTGGTAATGCACATCTGTGTTACAGTTGGTTTGCCAAGATAAGTTTGCAAATAACCCATTTCCTATTAATAAAAATTTAAAAGACTAGTTTATTATCAAGATTTGGACAATTGATTGTTTTGAGAATAGATTGCGGTATCATTGTCACCTCTGATCCTTTCACGTAGTCTCAATTAAAGTGTCAGTTAATGTTTGtttcactctgacacacacacacacacacacacagacacacacacacacacacacatataaagagacacacacacacacacacacacacacacacacacacacacacacacacacacacatacacacacacacacacacactgacacacacacacacacacacacacacaattgattaGTAGCGGGACCTCAAGAGAGGCAGATCTCGAGCAAACAGCGCTGCTGGCCCCGCTGGGATGGGTGGAAGGGGAGCGCCgcgggccaggtgtgtgtgttggagcagtGGAGCGGCAGCGATCCGAGCCCCCGTGTGCCCTCGAGACACTGAGGGGCAGGGCACGGAGAGCGTGCCCGCCTAGTGGCGGAGTCGGAGGCAGAGCATATAAGGAGGATGCCCGCCTACATAGAGCACCACAGTGACAGAGACAGTCCTCTGGCTCTCAGAGAGCTCAGCAGTACTGTAGAACACGAACACATGTCACAACACAGCTTATGCCGCTCAGTAATGTGGGCTGTATGTGGGCCTGATTGGGACAGAATTGAAATGGCTTTAACCACAAATATTATTATGCAGAGAGATCTGGCCTCTCTGTGAGTAATAAATGCAGGTTTATTAGCACAAATTATTTAACATCTCCTGTGTATTGTTGAATGAGAGTGTTCACAGCATATAAGATGCACGAGAAAACAAATGTTAAAATATAAATCATTATTACAAATTAAGACAAAGTAGTCATATTTTCCGTTCTTAAGTTTAAAACAGAGCACCATTGAGCCAGTAGCATAGCCCATATATGGTACAACATATGTGTTCTGGCCTTGAGGGCTAAAGATGGCTTGTTACAGAGCAGGAGTATATCACTGCTATTGAGATTGTGTGTGAACCATACAGGGGAAAAAAGTCGAATGTGATATGACAGCAGTCTATTTGTACTGTTGGGGAGGAGTCTTTAACAAGTGACCCATACTGTAGGACGTCCTCCCTCTTGTAGATGCACAGGGCATCCATACACAAAGGAATTTGATCTCAGGAGGGTCCTAACTTAGATCTGAACAACAGAAAATAGCTGCAGGCATGTTTTTCCTagcaatgacagagagagaccaaataacacaaagggattacagtaaaacaaaacaaaaaaatgatggGAAAGTGAATACATCATGTATGACTTACTTATCACCAAACAATGTGTCACTCTTTGCCAAATATAACAAATTACAACTTTCAGAGTACAACAATATGAGCCAGGATGGCCGTTGATACACTcgtaaaatgaatgtgttgaaaacaacacacctctgtgtccagatagggacaacacagtttgcgTTGTTTCAACATGttgattttgttatttgttacccaatatgtgttgaaaataacacaacttgtgttgtttttaacacatctctgtgtccagatagggacaaaagtgtgtgttgtttccaacacattctttTGATATCTGTTACacaaaatgtgttgaaaatagcacaacttgtgttgtttttaacacatctctgtgtccagatagggacaacaacacattcattttgagagtgTATCAGTGTCATGTCTTTTATCCTAGTCATTTGATCTCCATCCAAATTTCAGGACTAACCACCACTTGAGGATCATGTCAGCTTCTCCAGACTTTCAGCTACGACCGAACCAGACCTCCAGCCCCACTCTACTCCCACTGCTCAACATCACAGATGGCATGATGGTCAACGCCACCGCCAAACCATTCAGCGTGTTTGACGGATGCGAGGGCATGGAGGAGGGCATTTTATTCGACTTGGCCATCCAGCTGATCAATGTCATCCTGGGGATCCCGGCCAACGTCATGGTGATCGTCATCCTGATCCAGAACCGCCGTGAGCCGTCCACCTCCGATCTCTACCTTGGCTCCCTGGCCTTCATGGACGCCTACTTCGGGGTCATGACGCCCATCATCTTCGCCAACCTCTACGAGTGGCAGAGCAAGGAGGTCTGGATGGCGATCAAGTTCTCCTACGGCGTGAAGGACACCAGTggacccctcttcctctcctgcatCTGTCTGGACCGCTTTGTAGCCGTCGTCTTCCCAATCGCCTTCGGCCGCCTCAAGCACCCCAAGTACAGAATCATGCTCACCATCCTGGTGTTTATGCTCACGTTTGCGTACGCTGCCGCTAAGGCCTTCGGAGGAGGCCTGCCCAACTTCGAGAAGGTGTTCACCGGCGAGGTGCTGGCCACCTTCACCTGGATGATGGTGTGCAACGCCTCCATCTTGCTGGTGCTGAAGCGCTCCAAGGGCGCCGGCAAGGACGAGATGCACCCCATGAAGAAGAAGGCCTTCAAAATGGTGCTATCCATCCTAGTCATCATCGTGGTCAACTACCTGCCACTGGTGGCGCTCTTCCCGTTTGAAGACCGCTACACGCCGGACACCTTCCGCTGCTACGTGCAGCCGGTGGGTTTCGCCTTCCtgaacatcagcagcagcatccagcCCATGATCTTCCTCTCGCGCCTGGACAAAGTGCCCTTCCTGCCTGAGGCCTGGACCAAGGGGTGCTGCGCCCACAAACAGTCCACCAACAACGAGAAGCCCGCGATCACCGCGAGCACAGAAACCATAGCAACCATAGCGTCCACCGCGCCTCTTTCCCCGCCCTAAACCCATACTGCACATGAAATAGAGGAACTCATAGGACAcactaaagggccgttcacaccaagaacgataacgataacgataactataaataaatattgttctcattaatatgaatgacaacgttcacacataaactataacgataacgacatgaagaacgatatcgttgctgatcactttcagagcgattttgagaacgataaaaagctaacagccaatcagaacccataatattctagccatcacattcattaacatgaggagagacttttcttatcgttggccagtgtggacgcttttatcgttatggttatagtcatcgttatcattatcgttcttggtgtgaatggcccttaaggcagacagacacacacatctgaagattattttcattttattattttaataacttAACTTTCTTTTCAGGTAGCTGTTCATTTATATAAGAACAATGTTGCTGAACTATCAGCAACTCTAACTATTTTAGGATTTAGGCCTAATATATTTTACATATCAGTACCCAAATCCAGGAGTTACTTAAGGGTAAGAATATAATTTTAGTAgtaga
Encoded here:
- the LOC134076003 gene encoding G-protein coupled receptor 183-like; its protein translation is MSASPDFQLRPNQTSSPTLLPLLNITDGMMVNATAKPFSVFDGCEGMEEGILFDLAIQLINVILGIPANVMVIVILIQNRREPSTSDLYLGSLAFMDAYFGVMTPIIFANLYEWQSKEVWMAIKFSYGVKDTSGPLFLSCICLDRFVAVVFPIAFGRLKHPKYRIMLTILVFMLTFAYAAAKAFGGGLPNFEKVFTGEVLATFTWMMVCNASILLVLKRSKGAGKDEMHPMKKKAFKMVLSILVIIVVNYLPLVALFPFEDRYTPDTFRCYVQPVGFAFLNISSSIQPMIFLSRLDKVPFLPEAWTKGCCAHKQSTNNEKPAITASTETIATIASTAPLSPP